A section of the Felis catus isolate Fca126 chromosome B2, F.catus_Fca126_mat1.0, whole genome shotgun sequence genome encodes:
- the TENT5A gene encoding terminal nucleotidyltransferase 5A isoform X2, producing the protein MAEGEAYFAMAEDELTGGAYIPLGGDFGGGGGGDFGGHCLDYCESPTAHCNVLNWEQVQRLDGILSETIPIHGRGNFPTLELQPSLIVKVVRRRLAEKRIGVRDVRLNGSAASHVLHQDSGLGYKDLDLIFCADLRGEEEFQTVKDVVLDCLLDFLPEGVNKEKITPLTLKEAYVQKMVKVCNDSDRWSLISLSNNSGKNVELKFVDSLRRQFEFSVDSFQIKLDSLLLFYECSENPMTETFHPTIIGESVYGDFHEAFDHLCNKIIATRNPEEIRGGGLLKYCNLLVRGFRPASDEIKTLQRYMCSRFFIDFSDIGEQQRKLESYLQNHFVGLEDRKYDYLMTLHGVVNESTVCLMGHERRQTLNLITMLAIRVLADQNVIPNVANVTCYYQPAPYVADANFSNYYIAQVQPVFTCQQQTYSTWLPCN; encoded by the exons ATGGCGGAAGGCGAAGCGTACTTTGCCATGGCCGAGGACGAGCTGACCGGCGGCGCTTACATCCCCCTGGGCGGCGACttcggcggcggtggcggcggcgacTTCGGCGGGCACTGCTTGGACTATTGCGAAAGCCCCACGGCGCACTGCAACGTGCTAAACTGGGAGCAAGTGCAGCGGCTGGACGGCATCCTGAGCGAGACCATCCCGATCCACGGGCGCGGCAACTTCCCGACGCTCGAGCTGCAGCCGAGCCTGATCGTGAAGGTGGTGCGGCGGCGCCTGGCCGAGAAGCGCATCGGCGTCCGCGACGTGCGCCTCAACGGCTCGGCCGCCAGCCACGTTCTGCACCAGGACAGCGGCCTGGGCTACAAGGACCTGGACCTCATCTTCTGCGCCGACCTGCGCGGGGAAGAGGAGTTTCAGACTGTGAAGGACGTCGTGCTGGACTGCCTGTTGGACTTCTTACCCGAAGGGGTGAACAAAGAGAAGATCACACCACTCACCCTCAAG GAAGCTTATGTGCAGAAAATGGTTAAAGTGTGCAATGACTCTGACCGATGGAGTCTTATATCCTTGTCAAACAACAGTGGCAAAAATGTGGAACTGAAATTTGTGGATTCCCTCCGGAGGCAGTTTGAATTTAGTGTAGATTCTTTTCAAATCAAATTAGACTCTCTTCTCCTCTTTTATGAATGTTCAGAGAACCCAATGACTGAAACATTTCACCCCACAATAATTGGTGAGAGCGTCTATGGTGATTTCCATGAAGCCTTTGATCATCTTTGTAACAAGATCATTGCCACCCGGAACCCAGAGGAAATCAGAGGGGGCGGCCTGCTTAAGTACTGCAATCTATTGGTGAGGGGCTTTAGGCCTGCCTCTGATGAAATCAAGACCCTTCAGAGGTATATGTGTTCCAGGTTTTTCATCGACTTCTCAGACATTGGAGAGCAGCAAAGAAAACTGGAGTCCTATCTGCAGAACCACTTCGTGGGATTGGAAGACCGCAAGTATGACTATCTCATGACCCTTCATGGAGTGGTGAATGAGAGTACGGTGTGCCTGATGGGACATGAAAGAAGACAGACTTTAAACCTTATCACTATGCTGGCTATCCGGGTGCTAGCTGACCAAAATGTCATCCCTAATGTGGCTAATGTCACTTGCTATTACCAGCCAGCCCCCTATGTAGCAGATGCCAACTTTAGCAATTACTACATCGCCCAGGTCCAGCCAGTATTCACGTGCCAGCAACAGACATACTCCACTTGGCTACCCTGCAATTAA
- the TENT5A gene encoding terminal nucleotidyltransferase 5A isoform X1 produces MHQRYFWTDQGQVAFGGHFMAEGEAYFAMAEDELTGGAYIPLGGDFGGGGGGDFGGHCLDYCESPTAHCNVLNWEQVQRLDGILSETIPIHGRGNFPTLELQPSLIVKVVRRRLAEKRIGVRDVRLNGSAASHVLHQDSGLGYKDLDLIFCADLRGEEEFQTVKDVVLDCLLDFLPEGVNKEKITPLTLKEAYVQKMVKVCNDSDRWSLISLSNNSGKNVELKFVDSLRRQFEFSVDSFQIKLDSLLLFYECSENPMTETFHPTIIGESVYGDFHEAFDHLCNKIIATRNPEEIRGGGLLKYCNLLVRGFRPASDEIKTLQRYMCSRFFIDFSDIGEQQRKLESYLQNHFVGLEDRKYDYLMTLHGVVNESTVCLMGHERRQTLNLITMLAIRVLADQNVIPNVANVTCYYQPAPYVADANFSNYYIAQVQPVFTCQQQTYSTWLPCN; encoded by the exons ATGCATCAGAGATACTTTTG GACTGACCAGGGCCAAGTGGCGTTCGGAGGGCACTTCATGGCGGAAGGCGAAGCGTACTTTGCCATGGCCGAGGACGAGCTGACCGGCGGCGCTTACATCCCCCTGGGCGGCGACttcggcggcggtggcggcggcgacTTCGGCGGGCACTGCTTGGACTATTGCGAAAGCCCCACGGCGCACTGCAACGTGCTAAACTGGGAGCAAGTGCAGCGGCTGGACGGCATCCTGAGCGAGACCATCCCGATCCACGGGCGCGGCAACTTCCCGACGCTCGAGCTGCAGCCGAGCCTGATCGTGAAGGTGGTGCGGCGGCGCCTGGCCGAGAAGCGCATCGGCGTCCGCGACGTGCGCCTCAACGGCTCGGCCGCCAGCCACGTTCTGCACCAGGACAGCGGCCTGGGCTACAAGGACCTGGACCTCATCTTCTGCGCCGACCTGCGCGGGGAAGAGGAGTTTCAGACTGTGAAGGACGTCGTGCTGGACTGCCTGTTGGACTTCTTACCCGAAGGGGTGAACAAAGAGAAGATCACACCACTCACCCTCAAG GAAGCTTATGTGCAGAAAATGGTTAAAGTGTGCAATGACTCTGACCGATGGAGTCTTATATCCTTGTCAAACAACAGTGGCAAAAATGTGGAACTGAAATTTGTGGATTCCCTCCGGAGGCAGTTTGAATTTAGTGTAGATTCTTTTCAAATCAAATTAGACTCTCTTCTCCTCTTTTATGAATGTTCAGAGAACCCAATGACTGAAACATTTCACCCCACAATAATTGGTGAGAGCGTCTATGGTGATTTCCATGAAGCCTTTGATCATCTTTGTAACAAGATCATTGCCACCCGGAACCCAGAGGAAATCAGAGGGGGCGGCCTGCTTAAGTACTGCAATCTATTGGTGAGGGGCTTTAGGCCTGCCTCTGATGAAATCAAGACCCTTCAGAGGTATATGTGTTCCAGGTTTTTCATCGACTTCTCAGACATTGGAGAGCAGCAAAGAAAACTGGAGTCCTATCTGCAGAACCACTTCGTGGGATTGGAAGACCGCAAGTATGACTATCTCATGACCCTTCATGGAGTGGTGAATGAGAGTACGGTGTGCCTGATGGGACATGAAAGAAGACAGACTTTAAACCTTATCACTATGCTGGCTATCCGGGTGCTAGCTGACCAAAATGTCATCCCTAATGTGGCTAATGTCACTTGCTATTACCAGCCAGCCCCCTATGTAGCAGATGCCAACTTTAGCAATTACTACATCGCCCAGGTCCAGCCAGTATTCACGTGCCAGCAACAGACATACTCCACTTGGCTACCCTGCAATTAA